A part of Thermocrinis albus DSM 14484 genomic DNA contains:
- a CDS encoding tRNA1(Val) (adenine(37)-N6)-methyltransferase, with amino-acid sequence METFKEFEFFRGKVKFRQPRRHRLSIIEILFVAHLRGIKRTSTVVDLGAGFGALSVLTALRYSCHVLAVERDSLMLELLRYNVKVNQLQDKVSVVEGDVRDVEHFLKRYTADAVIVNPPFYPAHWGSKDGGYHFEMDTKLEDFIKASSYLLKDGGHLNILIPSFRFLEAVENMKRYNIAPVHVMFFYPKLSKNARLVRIHGRKNMRSQMIIEKPLIINTEDGSYERDVALTLDSFFMV; translated from the coding sequence TTGGAAACCTTTAAGGAGTTTGAGTTCTTCAGAGGTAAGGTAAAGTTTCGTCAACCCAGACGGCACAGACTCTCCATAATAGAGATTCTCTTCGTCGCTCATCTCAGAGGTATAAAGAGAACTTCTACTGTGGTGGACCTTGGGGCAGGTTTCGGTGCTCTCAGTGTACTGACAGCTCTCAGGTACTCCTGTCATGTGCTGGCCGTAGAGAGGGACTCCCTCATGTTGGAGCTTTTAAGGTACAACGTTAAGGTAAACCAACTGCAGGATAAGGTGAGCGTAGTGGAGGGAGATGTGAGAGATGTGGAACATTTTTTAAAGAGATATACAGCAGATGCTGTTATAGTTAATCCACCCTTCTATCCTGCTCACTGGGGATCAAAGGACGGTGGATACCATTTTGAGATGGATACAAAACTGGAGGATTTTATAAAAGCTTCCAGCTATTTACTAAAGGATGGAGGACACTTGAATATACTTATTCCGTCTTTTAGATTTTTAGAGGCTGTAGAAAATATGAAAAGATACAACATAGCACCCGTACATGTTATGTTTTTTTATCCGAAACTGAGCAAAAACGCACGTCTTGTACGCATACACGGAAGAAAAAACATGAGATCTCAGATGATAATAGAAAAACCACTTATTATCAACACCGAGGACGGATCTTACGAAAGGGATGTAGCTCTCACCCTTGATAGTTTCTTCATGGTATAA
- the atpC gene encoding ATP synthase F1 subunit epsilon, with protein sequence MIRVEVVTPKGIVFSNDVTSVNIPTVEGEIGVLEKHMYLMTLLKPGLLYFDGKQENGFAVTYGFVDVTPTKVIVLAEEAYPIGSIDPGREKELFDEAVKKLATATTVEEYEEYLRQMERARTLLELVERFGNL encoded by the coding sequence ATGATAAGAGTAGAGGTAGTAACACCTAAGGGTATAGTTTTTTCCAACGACGTGACGTCGGTGAACATTCCCACCGTAGAGGGAGAGATAGGAGTTTTGGAAAAACACATGTATCTGATGACGCTCCTCAAACCGGGACTTCTGTACTTTGACGGCAAGCAGGAGAACGGCTTTGCTGTGACCTATGGATTTGTGGACGTAACGCCTACCAAGGTGATAGTGCTGGCAGAGGAGGCCTACCCAATAGGCTCCATAGACCCAGGAAGGGAAAAGGAACTCTTTGATGAAGCGGTGAAAAAGCTGGCCACAGCCACCACAGTGGAGGAGTACGAGGAATACCTCAGACAGATGGAGAGGGCAAGAACTCTGTTGGAGCTCGTGGAGAGATTTGGAAACCTTTAA
- a CDS encoding succinate dehydrogenase/fumarate reductase iron-sulfur subunit has protein sequence MYLKLRIRREDREKGVRYETYHVKYEEGMTFLEALQRIKEEQDPTLTFRHFCRAGICGTCTIYINGYPKLACKEQVLPYVITQREVIVEPLKNFRVIKDLAVDIDPAIRKLRDIGAWIEERKEEPRIEQERSRKIEEASDCILCFACQSYCPQTLEERYAGPLFFAKIFRFLMDPRDRKPQLRLKQAVEEGYLYHCLSCNKCNNVCPKEVQPATLIRELMIYNTEA, from the coding sequence ATGTATCTGAAGCTGAGGATAAGGAGAGAGGACAGAGAGAAAGGTGTGCGCTATGAAACTTATCACGTTAAGTACGAGGAAGGTATGACCTTCTTAGAAGCGCTCCAGCGTATAAAGGAAGAGCAAGACCCTACCCTTACCTTCAGACACTTCTGCAGGGCGGGAATATGCGGCACATGTACTATCTACATAAACGGGTATCCCAAGCTGGCATGTAAAGAACAGGTACTTCCTTATGTCATCACCCAGAGGGAAGTCATAGTAGAACCACTGAAGAACTTCAGGGTCATAAAGGATCTGGCAGTAGACATAGATCCAGCCATCAGAAAGTTGAGAGATATAGGAGCCTGGATAGAGGAGAGAAAAGAAGAACCGAGGATAGAGCAGGAGAGAAGCAGAAAGATAGAAGAGGCCTCTGACTGTATCCTGTGTTTTGCGTGCCAGTCCTACTGTCCCCAGACCTTGGAAGAAAGGTACGCGGGTCCTCTCTTTTTTGCCAAGATCTTCCGTTTCCTGATGGATCCAAGAGACAGAAAGCCACAGCTGAGATTAAAACAGGCTGTGGAAGAAGGATACCTCTATCACTGTCTTTCTTGTAACAAATGCAACAACGTGTGTCCAAAGGAAGTACAACCTGCTACTCTGATAAGGGAACTTATGATTTATAATACAGAAGCATGA
- a CDS encoding MinD/ParA family protein translates to MEGQAQHLRVVEGKERYVPYLAVASGKGGVGKTLLSINIGSILRKQGKRVLLIDGDLGLSNIHLMLGIAPPKNLYHFFRGEASLDEISIPIEEGLHFISSGSGVRELVNLPEKQLRNLILLLQEYAEKNYDIVVFDTPPGIHNDTLSIVSSSHFPIVITTPEPTAVADAYGLIKVLSLECGVKNFYLIVNKVSHEDEARRVYESINTVCQKFTPAQVMYLGGIRYSPKLIRSIVQQNPFHQELTRELSLALSRLPIGVVPHRLSFWEKLLSKLRRG, encoded by the coding sequence ATGGAAGGTCAGGCCCAGCACCTGAGGGTGGTTGAAGGTAAGGAAAGATACGTTCCTTACCTGGCTGTAGCCAGTGGGAAGGGAGGTGTAGGCAAGACTCTACTGAGCATTAACATAGGTAGTATTCTGAGGAAGCAGGGCAAAAGAGTGCTTCTCATAGACGGTGACCTTGGACTCAGCAACATCCACCTTATGTTGGGTATCGCACCACCCAAGAACCTGTATCACTTCTTCAGAGGCGAGGCAAGCCTGGATGAGATCTCTATACCTATAGAGGAGGGGCTCCATTTTATCTCCAGTGGAAGCGGTGTAAGGGAACTAGTGAACTTACCGGAAAAACAACTGAGAAACCTCATACTGCTCCTTCAGGAGTACGCAGAGAAAAACTACGACATTGTGGTATTTGATACACCACCTGGCATACACAACGACACACTTTCCATAGTATCCTCTTCCCACTTCCCTATAGTGATAACGACACCTGAACCTACCGCCGTTGCTGATGCATACGGACTTATAAAGGTGCTGAGCTTAGAGTGTGGTGTTAAGAACTTCTATCTTATAGTTAATAAGGTGAGCCACGAGGACGAAGCGAGGCGTGTTTACGAAAGTATAAACACTGTATGCCAGAAGTTTACACCTGCTCAGGTGATGTACCTAGGAGGTATAAGATACAGCCCAAAGCTCATAAGAAGCATAGTGCAGCAGAACCCCTTTCATCAGGAGTTGACAAGGGAACTATCCTTAGCTCTCAGCAGGTTACCTATAGGCGTTGTTCCCCATAGACTTTCTTTCTGGGAAAAACTTCTATCCAAGTTGAGGAGAGGTTGA
- a CDS encoding flagellar biosynthesis protein FlhF — MKIKKFMAESLQKAVEEVRAIYGPDAVILSTRIVKKRIIPFLPFPRRSFLEVTVGLPDTEDFAYQLKKQEDVYAELEKLKETLKEVLQTMKRPQVEEEKNTSQEEYSMRATQIMKKLLERGVARDVAKAIMEAACGYDYEIRKLDLKGEVLESLTEGIERNVPMIKEPMERWKDFRVIALLGPTGVGKTTTLAKLAYVLKKSGKRIGVITVDSYRVGAREQLRTYAHLMEIPFRIADTPQKLRECVGELSSMDLLLVDTAGRSQYDEMRIRELATFFHRLPTVELYLTLSANTDERIMYEAVEHFSFLPLEGLVFTKVDETAYFGNIINVAFRTKLPILCFTNGQRVPEDIVLANGRFLAQLLLEVNHGRSGPAPEGG; from the coding sequence ATGAAGATTAAAAAGTTCATGGCGGAATCTTTGCAGAAAGCTGTGGAAGAAGTGAGGGCCATTTATGGACCCGATGCCGTGATTCTCTCCACCCGTATAGTGAAGAAGAGGATCATACCCTTCTTGCCTTTTCCGAGAAGGTCGTTCCTTGAGGTTACAGTAGGATTACCCGATACGGAGGATTTTGCTTACCAACTCAAAAAGCAGGAGGATGTGTACGCGGAACTGGAAAAACTCAAGGAAACTTTGAAGGAAGTGCTTCAAACAATGAAAAGACCACAGGTAGAGGAGGAAAAGAACACATCACAGGAAGAGTACTCCATGAGGGCAACCCAGATCATGAAGAAACTTCTGGAGAGAGGTGTTGCACGAGATGTGGCAAAGGCTATAATGGAAGCCGCCTGTGGGTATGACTACGAAATCAGGAAACTGGATCTCAAAGGTGAAGTTCTGGAGTCTCTAACGGAGGGTATAGAGAGGAACGTACCTATGATAAAGGAACCCATGGAGAGGTGGAAGGATTTTAGGGTGATTGCTCTTCTAGGGCCTACGGGTGTAGGGAAGACAACAACCCTAGCAAAGCTGGCTTATGTGTTGAAGAAGAGCGGTAAGAGGATAGGAGTAATAACCGTAGATAGTTACAGGGTAGGTGCTCGGGAACAACTGAGGACTTATGCTCATCTTATGGAAATACCCTTCCGTATCGCTGATACACCCCAGAAGCTAAGAGAGTGCGTGGGAGAGCTGTCCTCTATGGATCTTCTGTTGGTGGATACAGCCGGTAGAAGTCAGTATGATGAGATGAGGATAAGAGAGCTCGCCACCTTCTTCCACCGTCTACCTACAGTGGAACTTTACCTAACTCTGAGCGCCAATACCGATGAGAGGATAATGTATGAAGCTGTAGAGCATTTCAGCTTTCTTCCTTTGGAGGGGCTAGTGTTCACCAAAGTAGATGAGACCGCTTACTTTGGAAACATAATTAACGTAGCCTTTAGAACAAAACTACCTATACTTTGCTTCACCAACGGACAACGTGTACCAGAAGACATCGTGTTGGCTAACGGTCGATTTCTGGCTCAACTTTTACTGGAGGTCAATCATGGAAGGTCAGGCCCAGCACCTGAGGGTGGTTGA
- the flhA gene encoding flagellar biosynthesis protein FlhA, with product MGYREGWVLLAFVVVLSAILLPVPAFLLDLLLTLSISFSLTVLVLTTFIKNPLELSTFPSLLLMGTLLRLSLNVAAARRILLHGHEGTHAAGHIIEGFGRFVVGGDVVVGMIVFFIFIIINFVVITRGAERISEVAARFTLDALPGKQMSIDADLNAGIITEEEAKKRREQLETESAFYGAMDGASKFIRGDAIAALIILFLSIVGGLLIGILGKGMPFVEAVSTYTLLTVGEGLASQIPALLLSTAAGIIVTKSSSQDQLSRSIVSEFSKEPRVFLFSAGLLAFVGLLPGLPKPPFLFMVVLLFGLYYALRRSLKEQELKELEKVFAQQRTLQEQREEIVPQPETISFEVGYGLIVYVDEAQGGEIPERIKTIRKQIAQEMGVIIPLVHIRDNLRLRPHQYRILIRGVEIDSYEVVPGKYLAIDMGGAKGELEGRLTQDPAFKLKAYWIDPEDKDEAQRMGYVVVDLPTVITTHLSETIKRNLHEILGRAEVMDLVENVSRRYPKALQGLVPDVVPMSVLHRVLQNLLREGIPINDLITIVETLADYIDQTKDPDLLTEYVRQRMAKRITKLYTTDGTLYALVLSPKLETKLVVFLQEGKEEDFLDTVINVIYPKISSQLSHFVPHHAKPLLITPTPVRRQIKRVLEAYLPHLVVLSYNELDRQVNLKVLGVIDED from the coding sequence GTGGGATACAGAGAAGGGTGGGTCTTACTGGCCTTTGTGGTAGTCCTTTCTGCGATACTTCTACCTGTACCAGCTTTTCTGTTGGATCTCCTCCTTACGCTGAGTATAAGCTTTTCTCTCACTGTGTTGGTCCTCACTACCTTCATAAAGAACCCTTTGGAACTTTCAACGTTCCCCTCTCTTCTCCTCATGGGAACACTCCTACGGTTATCCCTCAACGTAGCTGCCGCTAGGAGGATACTTTTACATGGTCATGAAGGTACACACGCGGCGGGACATATCATAGAAGGTTTCGGAAGATTCGTAGTAGGTGGAGATGTGGTGGTAGGTATGATCGTATTTTTCATCTTCATAATTATCAACTTTGTAGTGATCACCAGAGGAGCTGAGAGGATATCCGAAGTGGCTGCCAGGTTCACTCTCGACGCCCTACCTGGAAAACAGATGAGCATAGATGCGGATCTCAACGCAGGGATAATAACCGAGGAAGAGGCAAAGAAGAGGAGAGAACAGTTAGAGACAGAATCGGCCTTTTACGGTGCTATGGACGGTGCCAGTAAGTTTATAAGGGGTGATGCCATCGCAGCTCTTATCATACTCTTCCTCAGTATAGTGGGGGGGCTTTTGATAGGTATACTGGGTAAAGGTATGCCCTTCGTGGAGGCTGTATCCACCTACACGCTGTTGACAGTAGGTGAAGGCTTGGCCAGTCAGATACCGGCTCTTCTCCTGTCAACGGCAGCTGGCATAATAGTTACCAAATCCTCTTCTCAAGACCAACTTAGTAGATCTATCGTCAGTGAGTTTTCAAAAGAACCTCGTGTCTTCCTTTTCTCCGCAGGTCTTCTCGCCTTCGTAGGTCTTCTACCGGGTCTTCCCAAGCCCCCATTCCTCTTCATGGTGGTTCTCCTCTTTGGCCTTTACTATGCCCTCAGAAGATCCCTTAAGGAACAGGAGTTGAAAGAACTGGAAAAAGTGTTTGCTCAGCAGAGAACTTTACAGGAACAGAGAGAGGAGATCGTACCTCAGCCTGAAACCATCTCCTTCGAGGTGGGGTATGGCCTCATCGTGTATGTGGATGAGGCCCAGGGTGGTGAAATTCCAGAGAGGATAAAAACTATAAGAAAACAGATAGCTCAGGAGATGGGTGTCATCATACCTCTCGTACATATAAGGGACAATCTCAGACTTAGACCACACCAGTACCGTATTCTAATAAGGGGTGTGGAGATAGACTCGTATGAAGTGGTTCCCGGGAAGTATCTGGCAATAGATATGGGTGGGGCAAAGGGGGAGCTGGAAGGACGCCTGACACAGGATCCAGCTTTTAAACTCAAAGCTTACTGGATAGATCCTGAAGACAAGGACGAGGCACAGAGGATGGGATACGTAGTGGTTGACTTACCTACTGTGATAACGACACACCTCTCCGAAACCATAAAGCGGAATCTCCATGAGATATTAGGTAGAGCAGAGGTTATGGACTTGGTGGAGAATGTTTCCAGAAGATATCCTAAGGCCCTTCAGGGACTGGTACCCGATGTGGTACCTATGTCAGTCCTGCACAGAGTGTTACAGAACCTCCTGAGGGAAGGAATACCCATTAACGATCTTATTACCATAGTGGAGACATTGGCGGACTATATAGATCAGACGAAGGATCCAGACCTTTTGACAGAGTACGTAAGGCAGAGGATGGCTAAGAGGATCACCAAACTTTACACCACCGATGGTACACTTTACGCCCTTGTGCTCTCTCCAAAACTTGAGACAAAACTCGTGGTATTCCTTCAGGAGGGTAAAGAAGAGGACTTTTTGGATACGGTGATTAACGTTATATACCCCAAGATCTCTTCCCAACTCTCCCACTTTGTACCTCACCATGCAAAGCCTCTCCTCATTACACCTACACCTGTTAGGAGACAGATCAAGAGGGTTTTGGAAGCATACCTACCCCATCTGGTGGTACTCTCTTACAACGAACTGGATAGACAGGTAAACCTAAAGGTATTGGGAGTTATAGATGAAGATTAA
- the rimP gene encoding ribosome maturation factor RimP translates to MQINEKAIVERVKELVTPLVKKMGYRLFDVEFKPERGWVLRIILDKEGGITIGDCEEVSRKVSALLDVEDIIPFSYMLEVSSPGLNRELTKPEHFEFFEGRLVRVILRQPVEGRREIKGYIRGVTEGVLKLEEKDSRNILHVPLSHVARANLEMEEW, encoded by the coding sequence ATGCAGATAAACGAAAAAGCTATAGTGGAGAGAGTAAAGGAGCTGGTAACGCCTCTGGTAAAGAAGATGGGTTACAGACTGTTTGATGTGGAATTCAAACCGGAGAGGGGGTGGGTACTGAGGATAATACTGGACAAAGAGGGGGGAATCACCATAGGGGATTGTGAGGAGGTCAGTAGGAAGGTGAGCGCACTTCTGGACGTGGAGGATATAATCCCTTTCTCCTACATGCTGGAAGTCTCATCGCCTGGTCTAAACAGAGAACTCACCAAGCCGGAACACTTTGAGTTCTTTGAAGGAAGACTCGTGCGTGTTATACTGCGCCAGCCGGTGGAGGGACGCAGGGAGATAAAGGGGTACATAAGGGGTGTCACGGAGGGGGTGCTGAAGCTGGAGGAAAAGGATTCGAGGAACATACTTCACGTACCTCTCAGCCACGTAGCTAGGGCCAATCTGGAGATGGAAGAATGGTAA
- the nusA gene encoding transcription termination factor NusA translates to MVKNLRRLIEQVAKEKNLPEWLVERALRNSIALAVKKSQKIREDVEVQLEDDHIKAYLVRRSKDQTIKLPIDIEPADMDRIAAYAAKEEFLKELERAEEERSYLEFVELEGEIVVGIVRKVQEDGDLLVDLGKVMGVLPKKEQIPKEHYKVGDRLRALLLEVRKRRGKYEIILSRTHPRFLKKLLEAEVPEIKEGYIKVEAIAREPGERAKVLVSSTDSRMDPVGVVVGVRGSKIAPITEELSGERIDVIKKSDSVEELIKRSLAPAPVSAVRLFPEEKRAEVAVPKEKLSLAIGKGGVNVRLASKITGWRIDVYSEEDFEKLTKMT, encoded by the coding sequence ATGGTAAAGAACCTAAGAAGACTGATAGAACAGGTGGCCAAAGAGAAGAATCTACCCGAGTGGCTCGTAGAGAGAGCTCTCAGAAACTCCATAGCACTGGCCGTCAAGAAGTCTCAGAAGATCAGAGAGGATGTGGAAGTACAGCTGGAGGACGATCACATAAAAGCTTACCTGGTGCGTAGGAGTAAAGATCAGACTATTAAGTTACCCATAGATATAGAACCGGCGGATATGGACAGGATAGCAGCTTACGCCGCCAAGGAGGAGTTTTTGAAGGAGCTGGAGAGAGCCGAGGAAGAGCGTAGTTACTTGGAGTTTGTGGAGTTGGAGGGTGAGATAGTGGTGGGGATAGTGAGAAAGGTTCAGGAGGATGGGGATCTTTTGGTGGATCTTGGAAAGGTGATGGGAGTTCTTCCCAAGAAGGAACAGATACCTAAGGAACATTACAAAGTGGGAGATAGATTGAGGGCTCTTTTACTGGAAGTGAGAAAAAGGCGAGGAAAGTACGAGATAATCCTTTCACGTACCCACCCGCGCTTTTTAAAAAAACTCCTTGAGGCAGAGGTACCGGAGATAAAGGAGGGATACATCAAGGTGGAGGCTATAGCTCGCGAACCGGGTGAGAGGGCTAAGGTGTTGGTGAGCTCCACCGACTCCAGAATGGACCCTGTGGGGGTGGTGGTGGGTGTAAGAGGTTCCAAGATAGCTCCCATAACGGAGGAGCTCTCCGGTGAGCGTATAGACGTGATAAAAAAGAGTGATAGTGTAGAGGAGCTCATTAAACGTAGTCTGGCACCGGCACCTGTCAGTGCCGTTAGACTGTTCCCAGAAGAAAAGAGGGCTGAGGTGGCTGTACCGAAGGAGAAACTGTCTTTGGCCATAGGAAAAGGTGGGGTTAACGTCCGACTTGCCAGTAAGATAACCGGTTGGCGCATAGATGTTTATTCAGAGGAGGATTTTGAAAAACTTACCAAGATGACATGA
- a CDS encoding class I SAM-dependent RNA methyltransferase, producing MKGVQELKIQKLVYGGYGFATGEDGRVYLVRYAAPGEVVRAQIIREKRDYSEATVEKVIIPSGTRRNPPCRYYTHCGGCQIQHMDYSAQLEAKNDILLDNLKRIGKLQSVNLGPPVVSGSEFHYRLRVQFKVEDGKVGFFAWGTHQLVDIEECLLVHRDINQIIPTLRELSRQVKDLREIHVLYSPWEKEFLLKLVTVSPIDKDRLRKLKELYIPPQVVGVGNYTMLRDTPVRRYFLGRDFTFIQVGPYRYRVSADSFLQVNYTLYEEFVNAVLEKVQRVRKAVEIHCGIGFFSLPLSQRAEFLYASDVNQVAVRDAQYSARINSVDKVVFVHERAVDTLKNLAGEVIDLLVVDPPREGLSEGETQLILSNKPKNIVYVSCNPSTLARDLKVLSKGGYSLKVIRLVDNFPQTYHVESVSFLELS from the coding sequence ATGAAAGGAGTTCAAGAACTCAAGATTCAAAAACTGGTTTACGGCGGGTACGGTTTTGCTACGGGAGAGGATGGAAGGGTGTATCTGGTTAGGTACGCTGCTCCCGGTGAGGTGGTGAGGGCTCAGATCATAAGGGAGAAGAGGGATTACTCAGAAGCTACTGTGGAAAAGGTGATCATACCTTCCGGTACGCGGAGGAACCCTCCCTGTAGGTACTATACCCACTGCGGTGGGTGTCAGATACAGCATATGGACTACTCTGCTCAGCTGGAGGCCAAAAACGACATTCTTCTGGATAATCTGAAGAGAATAGGAAAACTTCAGTCAGTGAACCTGGGTCCTCCTGTGGTTTCCGGCAGCGAGTTTCACTACAGGCTAAGGGTGCAGTTCAAGGTGGAGGATGGAAAGGTGGGTTTCTTCGCATGGGGAACCCACCAATTGGTGGACATAGAGGAGTGCCTCTTGGTGCACAGAGACATAAACCAGATAATACCGACCCTGCGGGAACTCAGCAGACAAGTAAAGGACTTGAGAGAGATTCATGTTCTTTACTCACCGTGGGAGAAAGAGTTTCTTCTCAAACTGGTGACTGTGTCACCCATTGATAAGGACCGTCTGAGAAAACTGAAGGAGCTTTATATACCACCTCAGGTGGTGGGAGTAGGGAACTACACGATGCTACGGGACACACCAGTGAGAAGGTACTTTTTGGGAAGGGACTTTACCTTCATACAGGTGGGTCCTTACCGGTACAGAGTGAGTGCCGATTCCTTCCTTCAGGTCAACTACACTCTGTACGAGGAATTTGTTAACGCAGTTCTGGAGAAGGTGCAGAGAGTAAGGAAAGCTGTAGAGATACACTGTGGCATAGGCTTTTTCAGTCTACCCCTCTCTCAGCGAGCCGAGTTTCTCTACGCCTCCGACGTAAACCAAGTGGCGGTGAGAGATGCCCAGTACAGTGCTAGGATAAACAGTGTAGACAAGGTGGTGTTTGTCCACGAAAGAGCTGTAGATACCCTAAAGAACTTGGCAGGTGAGGTGATAGATCTTTTGGTGGTGGATCCTCCAAGAGAGGGACTCTCAGAAGGAGAAACCCAACTAATACTCTCCAACAAACCTAAGAACATCGTGTACGTTTCCTGTAACCCTTCCACGCTGGCCAGGGATCTGAAGGTCCTGTCCAAAGGTGGCTATAGTCTTAAGGTTATCAGGCTTGTGGACAACTTTCCTCAAACTTATCATGTGGAGAGTGTGAGTTTCTTGGAGCTAAGCTAA
- a CDS encoding PilZ domain-containing protein, with product MNLYDLIGELREGGSVELLSQWKGVPVRVRMTIKWVSPEERFVSLDMKDCRFRHIFSSPSVYMKLKEVYIEASVFSNIRDELVVEVLGIAPPPPFVLREFVRVEPSDREPIYVNFWVHETEFVRAKVVDISEVGVGVLLTKEEAERLLTDLTPPHSLHKEVYLELYLPHSDTIRGLGELRNILSHQEGVYVRLGFRLEMEEKDKRKLRQYILRRQREILEDLRKL from the coding sequence ATGAACCTCTATGATCTTATAGGGGAACTGAGAGAAGGCGGAAGTGTAGAACTGCTATCCCAATGGAAAGGTGTGCCTGTAAGGGTCAGGATGACCATCAAGTGGGTGTCTCCTGAGGAGAGGTTTGTGAGCCTGGATATGAAAGACTGCAGGTTTCGTCACATATTCTCCTCACCCTCCGTGTATATGAAACTGAAGGAGGTGTATATAGAGGCTTCTGTCTTCAGTAACATAAGGGATGAGCTCGTTGTTGAGGTGTTAGGTATAGCACCACCTCCCCCCTTTGTTCTCCGAGAGTTCGTGAGGGTAGAACCCTCTGATAGGGAACCCATCTACGTGAATTTCTGGGTACATGAGACCGAATTCGTGAGGGCTAAGGTTGTGGACATAAGCGAAGTAGGTGTGGGTGTTCTGCTCACTAAAGAAGAAGCGGAGAGGTTACTGACCGACTTAACCCCTCCCCACAGTCTTCACAAGGAGGTTTATCTGGAGCTTTACCTTCCTCACAGTGATACCATCAGGGGATTGGGTGAGCTCAGAAACATACTGAGCCATCAGGAAGGTGTCTACGTAAGACTCGGTTTTAGGTTGGAGATGGAGGAGAAAGATAAAAGGAAACTAAGACAGTATATCCTCAGAAGGCAGAGGGAGATCTTAGAAGACTTGAGAAAACTATGA
- a CDS encoding ABC transporter permease yields the protein MRTIFVIALRYLLSSRGSTLVVSGVALLGVALGVSAVLLTMAVFAGFQHALKDKILASSPHVVVSLMTEKDARDVRSVIQKVKGVRSVKLVTVYQALLSYNGRIQSITVKGMEPEDIRSMEKFLVKGKLEKGLLLGEGVADVLGVKIGDKVVLVSPMGIRTPLGFLPKTATFEVAGIFKTGTFEQDYLTVILPLQEAQRFFGDDWQMRGFEVYLYDPYKADEIKRNISDILQDDAIVRSWMDLNAPLFNALQLEKVGLFFVLLLMVVVASFNITSLLFMKVKEKTKDIAVLRTYGLKSRQVLAIFILQGLMIGSTGTVLGLLLSVVGAYFINEYRLIRVPADVYMMDHVPAYFEVRDVLWTLLGSLMLSVVSSILPSYRASRLSIVEVLRSE from the coding sequence ATGAGGACCATTTTTGTAATAGCTCTGAGATACCTTCTTTCCAGCAGAGGTTCCACCCTCGTGGTATCCGGTGTTGCCCTTTTGGGTGTAGCCTTGGGTGTTTCGGCTGTTCTCCTCACCATGGCTGTCTTCGCAGGTTTTCAGCACGCCCTTAAGGATAAGATTCTGGCAAGTTCGCCCCATGTAGTGGTAAGCCTTATGACAGAAAAGGATGCGAGAGATGTTAGATCAGTTATACAGAAGGTGAAAGGTGTCAGAAGTGTGAAGTTGGTGACGGTGTACCAGGCTCTCCTTTCCTACAACGGTCGTATCCAGTCTATCACGGTAAAGGGAATGGAACCTGAGGATATAAGGAGTATGGAGAAGTTCTTGGTAAAGGGAAAACTGGAGAAGGGACTGTTGTTGGGTGAGGGTGTGGCAGACGTGTTGGGTGTAAAGATAGGTGATAAAGTGGTCCTCGTTTCTCCTATGGGAATCAGGACTCCCTTAGGGTTTCTTCCTAAAACGGCCACCTTTGAGGTGGCAGGTATCTTTAAAACAGGTACTTTCGAACAGGATTATCTTACTGTGATACTCCCGTTACAGGAGGCCCAGCGTTTCTTTGGGGACGATTGGCAGATGCGTGGTTTTGAAGTGTACCTTTATGATCCTTACAAAGCTGACGAAATAAAGAGAAACATATCAGACATACTGCAAGACGATGCCATAGTAAGGTCATGGATGGACCTTAATGCTCCTCTCTTTAACGCTCTTCAACTGGAAAAGGTGGGTTTGTTCTTTGTACTCCTCCTTATGGTGGTGGTGGCTTCCTTCAACATAACCAGCCTCCTCTTTATGAAGGTAAAGGAGAAGACGAAGGACATAGCTGTTTTAAGGACCTACGGTCTGAAGAGCAGACAGGTACTTGCAATCTTTATACTACAAGGTCTTATGATAGGTTCTACCGGTACTGTGCTTGGACTCTTACTGTCGGTGGTTGGTGCTTACTTCATCAACGAGTACCGGCTGATAAGGGTACCTGCGGATGTGTATATGATGGACCACGTACCAGCCTACTTTGAGGTGAGGGATGTGCTCTGGACTTTGTTGGGAAGTTTAATGCTGTCTGTAGTATCCAGTATACTTCCTTCCTACAGAGCCTCACGCCTTAGTATAGTGGAGGTTCTCAGGAGTGAGTGA